The Erythrobacter insulae genome window below encodes:
- a CDS encoding ABC transporter ATP-binding protein produces MTKPPAIRIENLVKRYAAPKGAKGEDAEGKLALNGVSFDVPEGSIFGLLGPNGAGKSTLINILAGLVNKTGGSANIWGFDIDQQRRNASRAIGIVPQEIVFDPFFTPYEVLENQGGFYGIPGKDRRSEELLEAVRLADKRDAYARTLSGGMKRRLLVAKAMVHSPPILVLDEPTAGVDVELRRQLWELVTQMNREGVTVVLTTHYLEEAEELCDEIAIINHGELIAHKPTRELINMAREKIVAVTLADDLAEAPSHEAFSKVELAGERGVEVTYDKDRLNAGQVLAILQEQGLTVEDVTTREADLEDVFVQLTGTTA; encoded by the coding sequence ATGACCAAGCCTCCTGCTATCCGTATCGAGAATCTCGTCAAACGTTATGCCGCGCCCAAAGGCGCAAAGGGTGAGGACGCCGAAGGCAAACTCGCGCTGAACGGGGTGAGCTTTGATGTACCCGAAGGTTCGATTTTCGGTCTGCTCGGCCCCAATGGTGCGGGCAAATCGACATTGATCAATATCCTTGCGGGCCTTGTGAACAAGACTGGCGGATCAGCGAACATCTGGGGTTTCGATATCGATCAGCAGCGCCGCAATGCGAGCCGCGCAATCGGGATCGTACCGCAAGAAATCGTGTTCGACCCTTTCTTCACCCCTTACGAGGTGCTTGAAAATCAGGGCGGATTCTATGGAATTCCCGGCAAGGATCGCCGCAGCGAGGAATTGCTGGAGGCTGTTCGTCTCGCCGATAAACGCGATGCCTACGCGCGGACCCTTTCAGGCGGGATGAAACGCCGTTTGCTCGTGGCCAAAGCCATGGTTCATTCCCCGCCGATCCTGGTTCTGGATGAGCCGACCGCGGGCGTTGATGTCGAATTGCGCCGGCAATTGTGGGAACTCGTCACTCAGATGAACCGCGAAGGCGTAACAGTGGTTTTGACTACGCATTACCTCGAGGAAGCAGAGGAATTGTGTGATGAGATTGCGATCATCAATCACGGCGAACTGATCGCGCACAAACCCACGCGTGAACTGATCAATATGGCGCGCGAGAAAATTGTCGCGGTTACGCTTGCGGATGATCTGGCCGAGGCACCTTCGCATGAAGCCTTTAGCAAGGTCGAACTTGCAGGGGAGCGCGGTGTCGAGGTTACATATGATAAAGACCGCCTCAACGCGGGTCAGGTGCTCGCGATCCTTCAGGAACAAGGGCTGACAGTGGAAGATGTCACCACGCGCGAGGCGGATCTGGAGGATGTGTTCGTACAGCTGACCGGAACGACTGCCTGA
- a CDS encoding zinc-finger domain-containing protein, which produces MNIPPPETLLVETKRVSCDGASGIRAGENYRPAALGHPRIYLEIDEHGYVDCGYCDRRFVLKDGPADGVDQASLPDISEGADPGHR; this is translated from the coding sequence ATGAACATCCCACCACCTGAAACACTCCTGGTTGAAACAAAACGCGTCAGCTGTGACGGAGCGAGCGGCATTCGTGCAGGCGAGAATTATCGCCCGGCCGCGCTCGGTCATCCGCGAATCTATCTGGAGATTGACGAACACGGTTATGTCGATTGCGGATATTGCGACCGGCGTTTTGTCCTGAAAGACGGCCCGGCTGACGGCGTGGATCAGGCCAGCCTGCCCGATATCTCAGAAGGCGCGGATCCCGGTCATCGGTAA
- a CDS encoding TraB/GumN family protein — MKTSRFSAKASIGQLLTLAALVASPLAAQSGGPEPAPNQIVVTAQRSGAPMWTIYTETGTVILVGEIRAVPQSTPWQPDRLKEATGEADRVIIRSRPKISPGDIFRLIFRGGSFTKLPDKSVAADYLDLDQRARLAALEAEYDKDYDRGSFLMTAFDLLARRLDFDDDTLDDDATDIVRKAADKADVPIQRPERFRGEDLLDNLADAPPASHIPCLEAAMTATETGPDIIAKRGDDWRKFDIPAVMENPLEIALGTCWPWADPELGEDIRGAWIDMIEGAAAADGTTVAVVPLRVLAEPQGVLDSLETRGFEIGGPVWR, encoded by the coding sequence ATGAAAACTTCCCGCTTTTCCGCGAAGGCCTCGATAGGCCAATTGCTCACTTTGGCTGCGCTCGTCGCAAGCCCGCTTGCCGCGCAGTCCGGCGGCCCCGAACCTGCGCCCAATCAGATTGTCGTGACGGCCCAGCGATCCGGTGCGCCAATGTGGACGATCTATACCGAGACCGGCACGGTCATTCTGGTCGGTGAGATTCGCGCTGTTCCGCAAAGCACGCCGTGGCAGCCCGACCGACTGAAAGAAGCCACCGGCGAGGCAGACCGCGTGATTATCCGATCGCGGCCAAAGATTTCGCCGGGTGATATTTTCCGCCTGATCTTTCGCGGGGGCAGTTTTACCAAATTGCCCGATAAAAGCGTCGCTGCCGATTATCTCGATCTGGATCAGCGCGCGCGGTTGGCGGCGCTCGAAGCGGAATATGACAAAGATTATGATCGCGGCAGTTTCCTGATGACGGCGTTCGACCTGCTCGCGCGCAGGCTCGATTTCGATGACGATACGCTGGATGATGATGCGACCGATATTGTGCGCAAGGCCGCCGACAAGGCCGATGTCCCGATCCAGCGCCCGGAGCGGTTTCGCGGCGAGGACCTGCTCGACAATCTCGCCGATGCTCCGCCTGCCTCGCACATTCCCTGTCTCGAAGCGGCGATGACCGCGACGGAAACAGGGCCAGATATCATCGCAAAACGCGGCGATGACTGGCGCAAATTCGATATCCCTGCGGTGATGGAAAACCCGCTGGAAATCGCGTTGGGCACGTGCTGGCCATGGGCCGATCCCGAACTTGGCGAGGATATCCGCGGCGCGTGGATCGACATGATCGAAGGCGCTGCGGCGGCGGACGGGACGACGGTTGCGGTTGTACCGCTGAGGGTGCTGGCCGAGCCGCAAGGCGTGCTGGACAGTCTCGAGACGCGCGGCTTTGAAATCGGCGGACCGGTCTGGCGGTGA
- a CDS encoding MBL fold metallo-hydrolase — MRAAARFAYAVCAAAVLAACGSSDAADPSAVPPGITSPPRAEQPAGCPGTGAALQVLGSGGPIAEADRAGTSYLLWIDGEPRLLIDAGAGSFLRYAQAGGKLATLDAIVLTHLHADHAGDLAGILNSGGFEGRSKPLFVAGPDAAPRFPGMETFITRLLGKDAGAFAYNGGYTDGTENKPALAVQEITTAQGTGAPAGLDVSNDFSVMAHPVHHGVVPALGYVIDVAGKSIVITGDQSAQSERFLNDLTGSKPAILIAHHVINGDDGQPRGLHRTPEQIGALAGALEPGRLVLSHNMERSLNPITASLEAIGRAYSGPVSVAFDLDCYAL; from the coding sequence ATGCGGGCTGCGGCGCGCTTTGCTTATGCAGTGTGCGCGGCGGCGGTTCTTGCGGCGTGCGGATCGTCTGATGCAGCAGACCCGTCTGCCGTTCCACCCGGCATAACCAGTCCACCACGTGCCGAACAGCCTGCCGGTTGTCCGGGCACAGGCGCCGCGCTTCAGGTGCTTGGCAGCGGCGGTCCCATTGCCGAAGCGGATCGGGCCGGCACATCCTATCTGCTATGGATCGATGGCGAGCCGCGGCTGTTGATCGATGCGGGCGCAGGCAGTTTCCTGCGTTATGCCCAGGCTGGCGGGAAATTGGCGACATTGGATGCGATTGTGCTGACCCACCTGCACGCCGACCACGCTGGCGACTTGGCAGGGATTTTGAATTCTGGCGGGTTCGAAGGGCGCAGCAAACCTCTGTTTGTGGCCGGCCCGGACGCGGCGCCGCGCTTTCCCGGTATGGAAACGTTCATCACCCGATTGCTCGGTAAAGACGCAGGCGCGTTCGCATATAATGGCGGGTACACCGACGGCACCGAAAACAAACCGGCATTGGCCGTGCAGGAAATCACAACCGCGCAAGGCACCGGCGCACCTGCGGGGCTTGATGTTTCGAATGATTTTTCTGTGATGGCGCATCCGGTCCATCACGGCGTTGTGCCCGCGCTGGGTTATGTGATTGACGTCGCGGGGAAATCGATCGTCATCACCGGAGATCAAAGTGCGCAGAGCGAGCGTTTTCTGAACGATTTGACCGGCAGCAAACCCGCGATCCTGATCGCGCATCATGTGATCAACGGTGACGATGGACAGCCACGCGGACTGCACCGGACGCCGGAGCAAATCGGTGCGCTCGCTGGCGCGCTTGAGCCAGGGCGTTTGGTGCTGTCTCACAATATGGAGCGGTCTTTGAACCCGATAACGGCGAGCCTCGAGGCCATTGGCAGGGCCTATTCCGGCCCGGTCAGCGTGGCTTTTGATCTGGACTGCTACGCGCTGTAA
- a CDS encoding alpha/beta fold hydrolase, producing the protein MPTITTPNTGIELFYEDHGSSDHEPILLVMGLGAQMVLWPDEFVEALVGEGYRVIRFDNRDIGLSQKMEGAKAPGLKMQVLRKMIGFPAKVPYTLADMAADAAGLLDALEIERAHVVGASMGGMIVQLLGINHADKLLSLTSIMSTTGNPKIPQADKQAMEALIAPLTSMEEEDLLAHGINVQQSIGSPGFPADPERRKEKVLKAIRRSVYPPGLPRQLAAIIDDGDRRERLKTVTTPTLVLHGEDDPLVKLEGGQDTAAHIPDAKLVTISGWGHDIPLELIDRVTKEIIDHVGSVKSPA; encoded by the coding sequence ATGCCCACCATCACCACGCCTAACACCGGTATCGAGCTGTTCTACGAAGACCACGGGAGCTCTGATCACGAACCGATCCTGCTGGTGATGGGGCTGGGCGCGCAGATGGTTTTGTGGCCCGATGAATTTGTCGAAGCGCTGGTGGGCGAAGGGTACCGCGTAATCCGGTTCGACAATCGTGACATCGGATTAAGCCAGAAGATGGAAGGCGCGAAGGCTCCCGGACTTAAAATGCAGGTGCTGCGCAAGATGATCGGCTTCCCTGCCAAGGTGCCGTATACACTCGCAGATATGGCGGCGGATGCGGCGGGCCTGCTTGATGCGCTTGAGATTGAGCGCGCGCATGTTGTGGGCGCTTCGATGGGCGGGATGATCGTGCAATTGCTAGGCATCAACCACGCGGACAAACTGCTTTCGCTCACCTCGATCATGTCGACCACCGGCAACCCGAAAATTCCGCAGGCTGATAAACAGGCGATGGAAGCGCTGATTGCGCCGCTTACCTCCATGGAAGAGGAAGACCTGCTGGCGCACGGCATCAATGTTCAGCAAAGCATCGGCAGCCCCGGCTTCCCCGCCGATCCGGAACGCCGCAAGGAAAAGGTGCTGAAAGCGATTCGCCGCAGCGTCTATCCTCCCGGTCTGCCGCGTCAGCTTGCTGCGATCATTGACGATGGTGACCGCCGTGAACGGTTGAAAACTGTCACAACGCCCACTTTGGTGCTGCACGGTGAGGATGATCCGCTGGTCAAGCTGGAGGGCGGTCAGGACACTGCCGCGCATATTCCCGACGCCAAATTGGTCACGATATCGGGCTGGGGTCACGATATTCCGCTCGAACTGATTGACCGGGTGACCAAGGAAATCATCGACCATGTCGGCAGCGTGAAATCGCCCGCCTGA
- a CDS encoding ribonucleoside-diphosphate reductase subunit alpha translates to MEFKASDGVPNENAGDTVTETETRAETNAGTEAKAVTMTTGDKGSEELIAEKAGAALAGAIGEASKAAVDMDSKKVNDRRFEIITDEARDSKLTDFGKETLIDRYLLPGESFQDLFARVADAYADDQAHAQRLYDYISNLWFMPATPVLSNGGTSRGLPISCYLNSVSDSLDGIVNTWNENVWLASKGGGIGTYWGNVRGIGEPVGLNGKTSGIIPFVRVMDSLTLAISQGSLRRGSAACYLDVSHPEIEEFLEIRKPSGDFNRKALNLHHGVLLTDAFMEAVRAGDEFELKSPKTGEVRGTVDARSLFQKLVECRLATGEPYIVFNDTVNRMMPKHHRDLGLKVSTSNLCSEITLPTGIDHLGNDRTAVCCLSSLNLEKWDEWNGDKQFIEDVMRMLDNVLQDYIDRAPDEMARAKYSAERERSVGLGVMGFHSFLQQKGLGFESAMAKALNLKMFKHIQAKASEASMLLAQERGPCPDAADMGAMERFSCKMAIAPTASISIICGGTSACIEPIPANIYTHKTLSGSFIVKNPYLEKILDKKSKNSTNVWNSILEKAGSVQHLDFLTEEEKASFKTSFEIDQRWLLDFAADRAPYIDQAQSLNLFIPADVDKWDLMMLHFQAWEKGIKSLYYLRSKSIQRAGFAGGVEADNTADAAKFELAAEQTDYEECLSCQ, encoded by the coding sequence ATGGAATTCAAAGCGAGCGATGGCGTGCCGAATGAGAACGCAGGCGATACAGTGACAGAAACAGAAACCCGCGCGGAAACAAACGCCGGAACCGAGGCTAAAGCAGTGACCATGACAACGGGCGATAAAGGCAGCGAAGAGCTGATCGCTGAAAAAGCGGGCGCGGCGCTGGCGGGTGCGATTGGCGAAGCGAGCAAAGCCGCCGTCGATATGGACAGCAAAAAGGTCAATGACCGCCGGTTTGAAATCATCACCGACGAAGCGCGCGATTCCAAGCTGACCGATTTCGGCAAAGAAACGCTGATCGACCGGTATCTGCTGCCCGGTGAAAGCTTTCAGGATTTGTTTGCGCGTGTGGCCGATGCCTATGCCGATGATCAGGCACACGCCCAGCGTCTGTATGATTACATTTCGAACCTGTGGTTCATGCCGGCCACACCGGTTCTGTCGAATGGCGGCACATCGCGCGGGCTTCCGATCAGCTGCTATCTCAATTCGGTTTCCGACAGCCTTGATGGCATTGTGAACACCTGGAATGAAAACGTGTGGCTGGCGTCCAAAGGCGGCGGCATTGGCACCTATTGGGGCAATGTCCGCGGTATTGGCGAGCCGGTCGGCCTTAATGGCAAAACCAGCGGCATCATCCCGTTCGTGCGCGTTATGGACTCGCTCACTCTGGCAATTTCGCAAGGCTCGCTGCGGCGCGGCTCTGCGGCGTGTTACCTTGACGTGAGCCACCCTGAAATCGAGGAATTCCTCGAAATCCGCAAACCCTCGGGCGATTTCAATCGCAAGGCATTGAACCTGCACCACGGCGTGCTGCTTACCGATGCCTTCATGGAAGCGGTCCGTGCCGGTGACGAATTTGAACTGAAATCACCGAAAACCGGCGAAGTGCGCGGCACAGTCGATGCGCGTTCGCTGTTCCAGAAATTGGTCGAATGCCGGCTTGCCACAGGTGAACCGTACATCGTGTTTAATGACACGGTGAACCGCATGATGCCAAAGCATCACCGCGATCTGGGTCTGAAGGTTTCGACATCGAACCTGTGCAGCGAAATCACGCTGCCAACCGGTATCGACCACCTTGGTAATGATCGCACCGCAGTTTGCTGTCTGTCGTCGCTCAATCTTGAAAAATGGGACGAGTGGAACGGCGACAAGCAATTCATCGAAGACGTGATGCGGATGCTCGACAATGTCCTGCAGGATTATATTGACCGCGCACCTGATGAGATGGCGCGCGCCAAATATTCCGCCGAGCGTGAGCGTTCGGTTGGTCTGGGCGTGATGGGTTTCCACTCTTTCCTTCAGCAAAAAGGGCTCGGCTTTGAAAGCGCGATGGCCAAGGCGCTGAACCTGAAAATGTTCAAGCATATTCAGGCGAAAGCATCCGAGGCATCGATGTTGCTGGCGCAGGAGCGCGGACCTTGTCCCGACGCCGCCGATATGGGCGCGATGGAGCGGTTCAGCTGTAAAATGGCAATCGCGCCGACCGCATCGATCTCGATCATTTGCGGTGGTACGTCGGCCTGTATCGAGCCGATCCCTGCCAACATCTACACGCACAAAACCCTGTCGGGCAGCTTCATTGTGAAGAACCCGTATCTTGAAAAGATCCTCGACAAGAAATCGAAGAACTCGACCAATGTCTGGAATTCGATTCTCGAAAAGGCAGGCAGCGTCCAGCATCTCGACTTCCTGACGGAAGAGGAAAAAGCGAGCTTCAAGACCAGCTTTGAAATTGACCAGCGCTGGCTGCTCGATTTCGCAGCCGACCGCGCGCCTTACATCGATCAGGCGCAGTCGTTGAACCTGTTCATCCCGGCCGATGTCGACAAATGGGATCTGATGATGCTGCACTTCCAGGCATGGGAAAAAGGCATCAAGTCGCTGTATTACCTTCGCTCAAAATCGATCCAGCGCGCCGGTTTTGCGGGCGGGGTTGAAGCCGATAATACCGCCGACGCAGCCAAATTTGAACTTGCCGCCGAGCAAACTGATTATGAGGAATGCCTCAGCTGTCAGTGA
- the nadB gene encoding L-aspartate oxidase, with the protein MSTLTNDYDVIVIGSGAAGLTAALELAETKRVLVLAKGSLTGGSTAWAQGGIAAVLDAGDTFEDHIRDTMVAGAGLNDIETVEFVIEGAPKAIDRLCELGVPFNRDENALHLTREGGHSHRRIVHVDDATGWAVQSALVKAAEASPNITLAPGRTCIDFITDRHGEKFSAAGRVWGVYALNEESGRVERYIARATILAAGGAGRCYLFSTAPRGATGDGIAMAWRAGARVSNMEMMQFHPTCLYNLEVKNFLITEAVRGEGGHLLHPETGHRFMADYDPERMELAPRDVVARAIDDQIKRFGLDYVHLDISHQPPEFVKEHFPTIHEKLTGLGIDMTTGPIPVVPAQHYTCGGVVVDLQARTDLPGLWAAGEVTESGLHGANRLASNSLLECFVFGEAAADDILARWDTLEAPPAILPWDESRVADSDEEVVIKQNWTEIRRFMWNYVGIVRTTKRMERAANRIELLKREVEDYYGSFRVTTDLIELRNLLQSAELIVKSALARHESRGLHYTLDYPKTDEVARDTVLVP; encoded by the coding sequence ATGAGCACATTGACGAACGACTATGATGTAATTGTGATCGGATCGGGCGCTGCCGGTTTGACCGCAGCGCTGGAACTGGCCGAGACCAAGCGTGTGCTGGTTCTGGCAAAAGGATCGCTGACCGGTGGATCAACCGCTTGGGCGCAAGGCGGCATCGCGGCGGTGCTGGATGCAGGTGACACGTTTGAGGATCACATCCGCGATACGATGGTCGCTGGCGCGGGCTTGAACGATATAGAAACTGTCGAATTCGTCATCGAAGGCGCGCCAAAGGCAATTGACCGCCTGTGCGAATTGGGCGTGCCCTTTAACCGCGATGAAAACGCGCTGCATCTGACCCGCGAAGGCGGACATTCCCACCGCCGGATCGTCCACGTGGATGACGCCACGGGCTGGGCGGTGCAATCGGCGTTGGTCAAAGCTGCAGAGGCGTCGCCCAACATCACGCTTGCGCCGGGCCGCACATGTATCGATTTCATCACCGACAGGCACGGCGAGAAATTTTCCGCTGCAGGCCGCGTCTGGGGCGTTTACGCGCTTAACGAGGAAAGCGGGCGGGTAGAGCGGTACATTGCCCGCGCAACCATTCTGGCAGCTGGCGGTGCGGGCCGCTGTTATCTGTTTTCAACCGCTCCACGCGGCGCGACCGGAGATGGCATCGCGATGGCGTGGCGGGCCGGAGCGCGCGTTTCCAATATGGAAATGATGCAGTTCCACCCGACCTGCCTCTACAATCTCGAAGTCAAAAACTTCCTCATCACAGAGGCCGTTCGCGGCGAAGGCGGGCATCTGCTCCATCCCGAAACCGGTCACCGTTTCATGGCGGATTATGATCCCGAACGCATGGAGCTGGCTCCTCGCGATGTCGTGGCGCGTGCGATCGATGACCAGATCAAACGCTTTGGCCTGGATTACGTGCATCTGGATATCAGCCACCAACCGCCCGAATTCGTGAAAGAACATTTCCCAACAATCCACGAGAAGCTGACCGGGCTTGGAATTGATATGACCACCGGCCCGATCCCGGTTGTACCTGCGCAGCATTACACCTGCGGAGGTGTGGTCGTCGATCTTCAGGCGCGCACCGATCTGCCGGGGCTTTGGGCGGCGGGTGAAGTCACCGAAAGCGGGCTGCACGGGGCAAACCGGCTGGCGTCAAACAGCCTGCTGGAATGTTTTGTGTTTGGCGAAGCGGCGGCGGACGATATTCTTGCCCGCTGGGACACGCTGGAGGCACCGCCTGCAATTTTGCCGTGGGATGAAAGCCGCGTGGCAGATTCTGACGAGGAAGTCGTCATCAAGCAGAATTGGACGGAAATCCGCCGCTTCATGTGGAACTATGTCGGCATCGTGCGCACGACCAAACGGATGGAGCGCGCGGCCAACCGGATCGAGCTGCTGAAACGCGAGGTTGAGGATTATTACGGATCATTCCGTGTGACGACCGACCTTATTGAATTGCGCAATTTGCTGCAATCAGCCGAATTGATCGTCAAAAGCGCGCTGGCCCGTCATGAGAGCCGCGGTCTGCATTACACGCTGGATTATCCGAAAACGGATGAGGTAGCGCGCGATACGGTGCTGGTTCCGTGA